From Myxococcales bacterium, a single genomic window includes:
- a CDS encoding serine/threonine protein kinase, which translates to MSAGDPPPSDPEAFAPTIAPVTSQRPPVPSVDGGPPTARRSLGVESYQDTIAGGGDPRADATIAMDDLPITDPGQYVSEREVARGGMGRIIAAHDRILGRPVALKELLHADPEHAARFRREALITARLQHPAIVPVYQAGRWPSGEPFYAMKLVSGRPLDRAIAEARTLEQRLALLATITAAVDAIAYAHSKRMVHRDLKPANVLVGDFGEIVVIDWGLAKDLDDDSTDSLPGTRTERDQPRPRSPTTSDEPALTVAGAVMGTPAYMPPEQARGEVVDERADVFSLGAMLYHLLAGAPPYAAKTATDVIAAAIEGKVEPLATRAPDAPADLIAIIARAMAHEPGDRYPTAQALAEELRRFQTGKLVAAHRYSLRERVARFVRRHRAAVAIAAVAFVAFVALGTLALRRIVVERDRAEAQRQLADQRRAAAEGVVDYLISDMRNRLGAIGRKDLLAGIGAQVRDYYQQLARSPTGITDDDRERLAIALYTLGQAEEERGDLDSAAVTLSEGRTQLEGLLARAPRTRARSIGDASWARCWSRSAGCCTRAASSSARSRPTAARSVTTRTSCSAAPTIAPRSWAAPSPAI; encoded by the coding sequence ATGAGCGCCGGCGATCCGCCGCCCAGCGATCCAGAAGCGTTCGCACCCACGATCGCGCCGGTCACCAGCCAGCGCCCGCCGGTGCCGAGCGTCGACGGCGGTCCGCCCACGGCCCGGCGCTCGCTGGGCGTCGAGTCGTACCAGGACACGATCGCCGGGGGCGGCGATCCGCGCGCCGACGCGACGATCGCCATGGACGACCTGCCGATCACCGACCCCGGGCAGTACGTGTCCGAGCGCGAGGTCGCCCGCGGCGGCATGGGCCGCATCATCGCCGCCCACGATCGCATCCTCGGGCGGCCGGTGGCGCTCAAGGAGCTGCTCCACGCCGATCCCGAGCACGCCGCGCGGTTCCGGCGCGAGGCGCTGATCACCGCCCGCCTCCAGCACCCGGCGATCGTGCCGGTCTACCAGGCCGGGCGCTGGCCGTCCGGCGAGCCGTTCTACGCGATGAAGCTGGTCAGCGGGCGCCCGCTCGATCGCGCGATCGCCGAGGCCCGGACCCTGGAGCAGCGCCTGGCGCTGCTCGCGACGATCACCGCCGCGGTCGACGCGATCGCCTACGCCCACTCCAAGCGGATGGTCCACCGCGACCTCAAGCCGGCCAACGTGCTGGTGGGCGACTTCGGCGAGATCGTCGTCATCGACTGGGGCCTGGCCAAGGATCTCGACGACGACTCGACCGACTCGCTGCCGGGGACGCGCACCGAGCGCGACCAGCCGCGCCCGCGCAGCCCGACCACGTCCGACGAGCCGGCCCTGACGGTGGCCGGCGCGGTGATGGGGACGCCGGCCTACATGCCGCCCGAGCAGGCCCGGGGCGAGGTCGTCGACGAGCGCGCCGACGTCTTCAGCCTCGGCGCGATGCTCTACCACCTGCTGGCCGGGGCCCCGCCCTACGCCGCCAAGACCGCCACCGACGTGATCGCCGCGGCGATCGAGGGCAAGGTCGAGCCGCTCGCGACCCGGGCGCCCGACGCGCCGGCCGATCTGATCGCGATCATCGCCCGCGCGATGGCCCACGAGCCCGGCGATCGCTACCCGACCGCGCAGGCGCTGGCCGAGGAGCTGCGCCGGTTCCAGACCGGCAAGCTGGTGGCCGCGCACCGCTACTCGCTGCGCGAGCGGGTCGCGCGGTTCGTGCGCCGGCACCGGGCCGCGGTCGCGATCGCCGCGGTCGCGTTCGTCGCGTTCGTCGCGCTCGGCACGCTGGCGCTGCGGCGGATCGTGGTCGAGCGCGATCGGGCCGAGGCCCAGCGGCAGCTCGCCGATCAGCGCCGGGCCGCGGCCGAGGGCGTCGTCGACTACCTGATCAGCGACATGCGCAACCGGCTCGGCGCGATCGGCCGCAAGGATCTGCTGGCCGGCATCGGCGCGCAGGTCCGCGACTACTACCAGCAGCTGGCGCGCAGCCCCACCGGCATCACCGACGACGATCGCGAGCGGCTGGCGATCGCCCTGTACACGCTGGGCCAGGCCGAGGAGGAGCGCGGCGATCTCGACTCGGCGGCCGTGACCCTGAGCGAGGGCCGGACCCAGCTCGAGGGCCTGCTGGCGCGCGCGCCGCGCACCCGCGCACGCTCGATCGGCGACGCATCCTGGGCGAGATGCTGGTCGAGGTCGGCCGGGTGCTGCACGCGCGCGGCCAGTTCGTCGGCGAGGTCGAGACCTACCGCAGCGCGCTCGGTCACTACGAGGACATCCTGCTCAGCCGCCCCGACGATCGCGCCGCGCTCCTGGGCAGCGCCGTCGCCCGCGATCTGA
- a CDS encoding alpha/beta hydrolase encodes MSPPLHVVRAGTAGPALVLVHGSATDAATWTIQLASSLTSRYRVIAYDRRGAGRSANRPGVAWHSIDDHAADLAELIAAAGPPALVAGSSCGAAVALELCRRSPALVRGAILIEPPLAPDDATPSVPPGFLVALDDLAATGGPEAAAERFLITVLGEAAWARLPRLFRARTRREWPQIRGDCYALDAYRVRYAELGAVDVPVRLLGGDRSAAYFRPTLTALAAALPRASLAIIAGAGHMLHAEAPRAFAEHVDALAAATG; translated from the coding sequence ATGTCGCCTCCACTCCACGTCGTGCGGGCCGGGACCGCGGGCCCCGCGCTCGTCCTCGTCCACGGCAGCGCCACCGACGCCGCCACCTGGACCATCCAGCTGGCGTCGTCCCTGACCAGCCGCTACCGCGTGATCGCGTACGATCGCCGGGGCGCCGGGCGCTCGGCCAACCGGCCGGGCGTGGCCTGGCACTCGATCGACGACCACGCCGCCGACCTGGCCGAGCTGATCGCCGCCGCGGGGCCGCCGGCGCTGGTGGCGGGCTCGAGCTGCGGCGCGGCGGTGGCGCTCGAGCTGTGTCGCCGGTCGCCGGCGCTGGTGCGCGGCGCGATCTTGATCGAGCCGCCGCTGGCCCCCGACGACGCCACGCCGTCGGTGCCGCCCGGCTTCCTGGTCGCGCTCGACGACCTGGCCGCGACCGGCGGGCCCGAGGCCGCGGCCGAGCGCTTCTTGATCACCGTGCTGGGCGAGGCGGCGTGGGCGCGGCTGCCGCGCCTGTTCCGCGCGCGCACCCGGCGCGAGTGGCCGCAGATCCGCGGCGACTGCTACGCGCTCGACGCCTACCGGGTCCGCTACGCCGAGCTGGGCGCGGTCGACGTGCCGGTGCGCCTGCTCGGCGGCGATCGCTCGGCCGCGTACTTCCGGCCGACGCTCACGGCGCTGGCCGCGGCCCTGCCGCGGGCCTCCCTCGCGATCATCGCCGGCGCTGGTCACATGCTCCACGCCGAGGCGCCGCGGGCGTTCGCCGAGCACGTCGACGCGCTCGCGGCCGCGACCGGGTGA
- a CDS encoding MYXO-CTERM sorting domain-containing protein — MSRAALIALGLAVAPTAALGFSEPERYAEPAIDGGGGGRYFTGAPPDGLSCSVCHGGGDTPEVKIAGLPDRIDAGKRYEATLTWPDDGRPYALTLELIDADGAHPAVELLNIVDQTPEMRCDGNPTGPSAAYQVDLGTRRVIGVRNCGAHALTVVFTPPSDEDLFFAVGVVASDGSETSTGDGVLEVRRTLTATQTNVACSVGGGDPAALALLAVGLAAATRRRRRALITRSRPRARRRARRTPAAPRRGACDQRRR, encoded by the coding sequence ATGAGCCGCGCCGCGCTGATCGCGCTGGGGCTGGCGGTGGCGCCGACGGCGGCGCTCGGCTTCTCCGAGCCCGAGCGCTACGCCGAGCCGGCCATCGACGGCGGCGGCGGCGGTCGCTACTTCACCGGCGCGCCGCCCGACGGGCTGTCGTGCAGCGTCTGCCACGGCGGCGGCGACACGCCCGAGGTCAAGATCGCTGGCCTGCCCGACCGCATCGACGCCGGCAAGCGCTACGAGGCGACGCTGACCTGGCCCGACGACGGCCGCCCGTACGCGCTGACGCTCGAGCTGATCGACGCCGACGGCGCGCACCCGGCCGTCGAGCTCCTGAACATCGTCGACCAGACGCCCGAGATGCGCTGCGACGGCAACCCGACCGGGCCGAGCGCGGCCTACCAGGTCGATCTCGGCACCCGCCGGGTCATCGGCGTGCGCAACTGCGGCGCCCACGCGCTGACGGTCGTGTTCACGCCCCCGTCCGACGAGGATCTGTTCTTCGCGGTCGGCGTGGTCGCGAGCGACGGCAGCGAGACCAGCACCGGCGACGGCGTGCTCGAGGTGCGCCGCACGCTGACCGCGACCCAGACCAACGTCGCGTGCTCGGTCGGCGGCGGCGATCCCGCGGCGCTGGCGCTGCTCGCGGTCGGGCTGGCGGCGGCGACCCGCCGACGCCGCCGCGCGCTGATCACCCGGTCGCGGCCGCGAGCGCGTCGACGTGCTCGGCGAACGCCCGCGGCGCCTCGGCGTGGAGCATGTGACCAGCGCCGGCGATGA
- a CDS encoding DUF4266 domain-containing protein: protein MLTTGCLRVKPHERQTLARPDMVIGSDAELRTGESHARSYREGSSGGGEAKAGGCGCN, encoded by the coding sequence GTGCTCACAACCGGGTGCCTGCGGGTCAAGCCGCACGAGCGCCAGACGCTCGCCCGGCCCGACATGGTGATCGGCAGCGACGCCGAGCTGCGCACCGGCGAGTCGCACGCGCGCTCGTACCGCGAGGGCTCGAGCGGCGGCGGCGAGGCCAAGGCCGGCGGCTGCGGCTGCAACTGA